A genomic window from Clostridia bacterium includes:
- the jag gene encoding RNA-binding cell elongation regulator Jag/EloR, giving the protein MKSVEVQEKTVELAIEKGLQQLGCTLDKVETEVLSAGGLFSKAKVRLTMKDTVGEKAQKFVEGLFKILKLGALVETTENDDEATLNIVGTDLSFLYNNSGEVFDSLQYLTALVANKGNEEYKRVVLESEDFRSEREQQLQDLAVEMAEKAVKTNKKVKLEPMNPYKRRIIHTKLQDDPNVTTHSEGVEPYRCVVIVPKNLKPSFERKARNNFNNKRRNDKNRKSYANGNNRNSKNYQKQNNNRSGSNGFAKSQKMSGFSTGTLIKRNSFETE; this is encoded by the coding sequence ATGAAAAGTGTAGAAGTGCAGGAAAAAACCGTAGAGCTAGCTATCGAAAAAGGACTGCAACAGTTAGGATGTACTTTAGATAAGGTGGAGACTGAGGTTCTTTCGGCTGGTGGACTATTTTCCAAAGCTAAAGTAAGACTAACAATGAAAGATACTGTAGGCGAAAAAGCCCAAAAATTTGTCGAAGGGCTTTTTAAAATTCTCAAACTTGGAGCATTGGTTGAAACAACAGAAAACGATGATGAAGCAACTTTAAATATAGTAGGCACAGATTTGTCGTTCTTGTATAACAACAGCGGAGAAGTTTTTGATTCATTGCAATATTTGACTGCTTTGGTTGCTAACAAAGGAAATGAAGAATATAAGCGTGTTGTTTTAGAAAGTGAAGATTTTAGAAGCGAACGCGAACAACAATTACAAGATCTTGCCGTTGAAATGGCAGAAAAAGCTGTAAAAACCAACAAAAAAGTTAAGCTTGAACCTATGAATCCTTACAAAAGACGTATAATTCATACCAAGCTTCAAGACGATCCCAATGTTACAACTCATAGTGAAGGCGTTGAACCTTATCGTTGCGTAGTTATAGTTCCTAAAAATCTAAAGCCGTCTTTTGAAAGAAAAGCTAGAAACAACTTTAACAACAAGAGAAGAAACGACAAAAACAGAAAAAGTTATGCCAACGGCAATAATAGAAACTCAAAAAATTATCAAAAACAAAATAACAACCGTTCAGGTTCAAACGGCTTTGCAAAATCTCAAAAGATGAGCGGTTTTTCTACAGGTACTCTTATTAAACGTAATTCTTTTGAAACAGAATAA